The DNA sequence GCGCGAAAAGCATTGTTGTACAGGTGGCTTAACCCGAAGTACTGTTCCACGATGTAGCGCTTTTTCGATATTTGTTTGTTCCGCTCTTTCTCATAATCGGTTAATTTCGTTGACTTTGTGTCTTTTCCCATGATGCCGTCGGCAATGTGGTTCAGGTGGAGAAAGCCGCTATTGGGCTTCCCATAATAGCCTTTATCAGCGTAAACCTTCTTAATCGGCTCCTCCGTATGGCAACTGGCAGCAACACAGTAGGGAAGATAAATGCTGTCATTCACTGAGGAAGGGGTAAGTTCCGTGGCCAGAACAAAGCCATAATTGGTGTCTACCGAGGCATGCTCCTTCAATCCATAATGGTGTTTTTCATTTTTTGTCACCCAATCGGATTCAAAATCACGAGAGAATTTAAGGGTATTCCCGTTCTTGTCGATCTTCCCCTCCGGGGTCTCTCTCTTCTCGCGTTGCTCCTGGATCTCCTTATTGCTGATAGGGTGACTGGCGGACTTAACCAGGCGGGCATCAACGGCAACTCCTTCGTTAATGCTTAAGCCTTTCCGGGAAAACTGCTGAAGGACTAAATTATTGATCATGTTCATAGACTCTTTGGAGAGACGACCCCGAAAGCGGGAAAAGGTGGAATGATCAGGGGAAGGCCGGTTAAAGGAGATACCGAGGAAAGTCTTAAATGAAATCCGGTCGTTGATCTGATTTTCCAGCTCCGGATCGGAATGAATCTGGAACCACTTCTGCAAGAGCAAGGCTTTCATGAGCATCAGTGGAGGATAGGCATCGGCGCCTTCGACAGTCATTCCCACGGTATAGTGCTTCAGCAGGACGGCCTCGATTTCTGACCAGTCTATAATATTATTGATCTTTTCCATCATCTTAAGCGAACGGTTATGTTCCATAGAGGTCATGAGGTCCACTTCGGCGAAGGTCATGTCCCGGTTCATTCTTTTGTATCCCATATTCCCTCCCAAGAGCAATTTGATGGTGGAAATATGGCAGAAATATCGTTATTTGTCAAGGAATATCGTATATTTATTGAAATATTTCTCATATTTTTTACTTAACATTTTGCCCGATCGTCCCCCGAGAAATTTGGGAGCGGTCAGTTCGTTAATGGTCAGCATGCCTCCGTTTGGAGGAAGACATGAAAAAGGAAGACTTAGAGGTTATGCAAAGCTCTCGCTGTATGAAATAAACCCGATAGCCGGGACCATGATCAATACGCATCTCCGAAACTCCTTCACCCACAGGTTTAACATCCCCAGGATTACCTATAGCCAGTCTCTCAATTCTTGCCTGAATGCGTGCACGTGTACGGATATCTTGCAGGCTGTCGATCCACTTGGCGAAATATTCGGTTTTACGAATTTCGATCATGGAAATATTGTAGCCGCGTGGCTACACTTTGTCAACAAAATTGTTATAGAAAAAATGTCAAAAATTATACGGAGCAGAACGCCGGAAATCAGCCGCCGCTTTTAAGCGGTCGGCCGGATTGACTTGTTGGACGCTATTCCTTCCAATCTTCGAGCTTGAGGTTTTTGATTCTTATAAATTCGTTTGTATTATTGGTAACAAGGATGAGATTGCGCGCAACTGCCTGAGCTGCGATGAGCATA is a window from the Pseudomonadota bacterium genome containing:
- a CDS encoding VapC toxin family PIN domain ribonuclease, with amino-acid sequence MLIAAQAVARNLILVTNNTNEFIRIKNLKLEDWKE
- a CDS encoding IS5 family transposase is translated as MGYKRMNRDMTFAEVDLMTSMEHNRSLKMMEKINNIIDWSEIEAVLLKHYTVGMTVEGADAYPPLMLMKALLLQKWFQIHSDPELENQINDRISFKTFLGISFNRPSPDHSTFSRFRGRLSKESMNMINNLVLQQFSRKGLSINEGVAVDARLVKSASHPISNKEIQEQREKRETPEGKIDKNGNTLKFSRDFESDWVTKNEKHHYGLKEHASVDTNYGFVLATELTPSSVNDSIYLPYCVAASCHTEEPIKKVYADKGYYGKPNSGFLHLNHIADGIMGKDTKSTKLTDYEKERNKQISKKRYIVEQYFGLSHLYNNAFRARFTGLIKNAIDVLFRQMAFNLFRGEKILGTV